One window from the genome of Medicago truncatula mitochondrion, complete genome encodes:
- the nad7 gene encoding NADH dehydrogenase subunit 7 produces the protein MTTRNGQIKNFTSNFGPQHPAAHGVSRSVLEMNGEVVERAEPHIGSLHRGTEKLIEYKTYLQALPYSDRLDYVSTMAQEHAHSSAVERLLNCEVPLRAQYIRVLFREITRISNHSLALTTHAMDVGASTPSLWAFEEREKLLEFYERVSGARMHASFIRPGGVAQDLPLGLCRDIDSFTQQFASRIDELEEMSTGNRIWKQRLVDIGTVTAQQAKDWGFSGVMLRGPGVCWDSRRAAPYDVHDQSDPDVPVGTRGDRYDRYCIRIEEMRQSLRIILQCPNKMPSGMIKADDRKLCPPSRCRMKLSMESSIHHFELYTEGFSVPAPSTYTSVEAPKGEFGVFLVSNGSNRPYRRKIRAPGSAHSQGLDSMSKHHMPADVVTIIGTQDIVSGEVDR, from the exons ATGACGACTAGGAACGGGCAAATCAAAAATTTCACTTCGAATTTCGGACCTCAACATCCTGCTGCTCATGGTGTTTCACGATCAGTATTGGAAATGAACGGAGAAGTGGTGGAACGTGCGGAACCACATATTGGATCACTCCA TAGAGGGACTGAGAAATTAATAGAGTACAAAACTTATCTTCAAGCTTTACCTTATTCTGATCGTTTAGA CTATGTTTCTACGATGGCCCAAGAACACGCTCATTCTTCAGCCGTAGAGAGACTTTTGAATTGCGAGGTACCATTACGAGCTCAATATATACGAGTGTTATTCCGTGAAATAACTCGAATTTCAAATCATTCACTTGCTTTAACTACTCATGCTATGGATGTGGGAGCATCAACTCCGTCCCTGTGGGCTTTTGAGGAGCGGGAGAAATTGTTGGAATTCTATGAAAGAGTCTCGGGAGCCAGGATGCATGCCAGTTTCATACGACCAGGTGGAGTGGCACAAGATCTGCCTCTTGGCTTATGTCGAGATATTGATTCCTTCACACAACAATTTGCTTCTCGTATCGACGAATTAGAAGAGATGTCAACCGGCAACCGTATCTGGAAACAACGATTAGTGGATATCGGTACTGTCACTGCACAGCAAGCAAAGGATTGGGGATTCAGTGGTGTAATGTTAAGAGGTC CAGGGGTATGCTGGGATTCGCGAAGAGCAGCACCTTACGATGTTCATGACCAATCGGATCCTGACGTACCAGTAGGTACCAGAGGAGATCGCTATGATCGTTACTGTATCCGTATTGAAGAGATGCGACAAAGTCTGCGGATAATTTTGCAATGTCCTAATAAAATGCCTAGTGGCATGATCAAAGCCGATGATCGTAAGTTATGTCCTCCATCACGATGTCGAATGAAACTATCCATGGAATC CTCAATTCACCATTTCGAACTTTATACAGAAGGTTTTTCCGTACCAGCTCCTTCTACCTATACCTCAGTTGAAGCACCTAAAGGAGAATTTGGTGTCTTTCTGGTCAGTAATGGAAGCAATCGTCCCTACCGTCGTAAAATAAGAGCACCTGGCTCTGCCCATTCACAAGGACTCGATTCTATGTCCAAACATCACATGCCAGCAGATGTGGTCACCATCATAGGTACTCAAGATATTGTGTCTGGAGAGGTGGATAGATAG
- the nad4L gene encoding NADH dehydrogenase subunit 4L — protein sequence MDPIKYFTFSMIISILGIRGILLNRRNIPIMSMPIESMLLAVNSNFLVFSVSSDDMMGQSFASLVSTVAAAESAIGLAIFVITFRVRGTIAVEFINSIQG from the coding sequence ACGGATCCTATCAAATATTTTACATTTTCTATGATCATCTCTATTTTAGGTATTCGGGGAATCCTCCTTAATAGACGAAATATTCCTATTATGTCAATGCCAATTGAATCAATGTTATTAGCTGTGAATTCGAACTTTTTGGTATTTTCCGTTTCTTCGGATGATATGATGGGTCAATCATTTGCTTCATTGGTTTCAACGGTGGCAGCTGCAGAATCAGCTATTGGGTTAGCCATTTTCGTTATAACTTTCCGAGTCCGAGGGACTATTGCTGTAGAATTTATTAATAGCATTCAAGGTTAA
- the atp4 gene encoding ATPase subunit 4, which translates to MRLSSTNMQARKMLFAAIPSICALSSNKISIYNEEMIVARCFIGFIIFSRKSLGNTFKVTLDGRIQAIQEESQQFPNPNEVVPPESNEQQRLLRISLRICGTVVESLPMARCAPKCEKTVQALLCRNLNVKSATLPNATSSRRIRLQDDLGTKFHLLVRRRFIPQCISKAEKIELIRESLVVLRMVRVGGSLKNK; encoded by the coding sequence ATGAGATTGAGTTCCACGAATATGCAAGCTAGAAAGATGCTATTTGCTGCTATTCCATCTATTTGTGCATTAAGTTCGAATAAGATATCAATCTATAATGAAGAAATGATAGTAGCTCGTTGTTTTATAGGCTTCATCATATTCAGTCGGAAGAGTTTAGGTAATACTTTCAAAGTCACTCTCGACGGGAGAATCCAGGCTATTCAGGAAGAATCGCAGCAATTCCCCAATCCTAACGAAGTAGTTCCTCCGGAATCTAATGAACAACAACGATTACTTAGGATCAGTTTGCGAATTTGTGGCACCGTAGTAGAATCATTACCAATGGCACGCTGTGCGCCTAAGTGCGAAAAGACAGTGCAAGCTTTGTTATGCCGAAACCTAAATGTTAAGTCAGCAACACTTCCAAATGCCACTTCTTCCCGTCGCATCCGTCTTCAGGACGATCTAGGCACAAAGTTTCACTTATTAGTTAGGAGGAGATTTATCCCCCAGTGTATCTCGAAAGCAGAAAAAATAGAACTCATTCGAGAGAGCTTGGTGGTCTTAAGAATGGTTCGGGTGGGGGGTTCTCTTAAGAATAAATAA
- the nad6 gene encoding NADH dehydrogenase subunit 6: MILSVLSSPALVSGLMVARAKNPVHSVLFPIPVFRDTSGLLILLGLDFSAMIFPVVHIGAIAVSFLFVVMMFHIQIAEIHEEVLRYLPVSGIIGLILWWEMFFILDNETIPLLPTQRNTTSLRYTVYAGKVRSWTNLETLGNLLYTYYFVWFLVSSLILLVAMIGAIVLTMHRTTQVKRQDVFRRNAIDFRRTIMRRTTDPLTID, from the coding sequence ATGATACTTTCTGTTTTGTCGAGCCCTGCTTTGGTCTCTGGTTTGATGGTTGCACGTGCTAAAAATCCGGTACATTCCGTTTTGTTTCCCATCCCAGTCTTTCGCGACACTTCAGGTTTACTTATTTTGTTAGGTCTCGACTTCTCCGCTATGATCTTCCCAGTAGTTCATATAGGAGCTATAGCCGTTTCATTCCTATTCGTTGTTATGATGTTCCATATTCAAATAGCGGAGATTCACGAAGAAGTATTGCGCTATTTACCAGTGAGTGGTATTATTGGACTGATCCTTTGGTGGGAAATGTTCTTCATTTTAGATAATGAAACCATTCCATTACTACCAACCCAAAGAAATACGACCTCTCTGAGATATACGGTTTATGCCGGAAAGGTACGAAGTTGGACTAATTTGGAAACATTGGGCAATTTACTTTATACCTACTATTTCGTCTGGTTTTTGGTTTCTAGTCTCATTTTATTAGTTGCCATGATTGGGGCTATAGTACTGACTATGCATAGGACTACTCAGGTAAAAAGACAGGATGTTTTCCGACGAAATGCTATTGATTTTAGGAGGACTATAATGAGGAGGACGACAGACCCACTCACGATCGACTAA
- the mttB gene encoding transport membrane protein, translating into MILGEVRIRSVRILIGLGLTWFTRYWFPEELISPLAKPFLTLSFDSYFVCTQSTEASPTYVATSSIACSYFVFPLISHQIWCFLIPSCYGEQRRKYNRFLYLSGSRFSLFLFLTLPRVVPNVWYFLYFVGATSTNSLMIKLQPKIYDHIMLTVRISFIPSVCSQVPVIVICLPEPRGLSVETFTNNRRFLMVFPLLTAALSTPPDIWCQIVARFLISSIIELTIFVASIVQVREEAGRVE; encoded by the coding sequence ACTATTCTAGGAGAAGTTCGAATCCGTTCCGTTCGGATATTGATCGGTCTTGGTTTGACATGGTTTACGCGTTACTGGTTCCCGGAAGAGTTAATATCTCCATTAGCTAAACCCTTTCTTACCCTGTCTTTTGACTCGTATTTTGTTTGTACACAATCAACGGAGGCCTCCCCGACATATGTTGCAACGTCTTCAATAGCATGTTCTTACTTCGTCTTTCCCTTAATAAGTCATCAAATTTGGTGCTTTTTGATCCCCAGTTGCTATGGGGAACAAAGGAGGAAATACAATCGATTCCTCTATTTAAGTGGTTCTCGCTTCTCCTTGTTCCTGTTCCTAACTCTTCCCCGGGTAGTTCCCAATGTTTGGTACTTTCTATACTTCGTGGGTGCAACATCAACAAATTCGCTCATGATCAAGTTACAACCTAAGATCTATGACCATATTATGCTAACTGTTCGTATTTCGTTCATTCCATCGGTATGCTCTCAGGTACCTGTAATTGTGATCTGTTTGCCAGAACCAAGGGGTCTTTCTGTGGAAACCTTCACGAACAATCGTCGTTTTTTGATGGTTTTTCCGCTTCTCACCGCTGCTCTTTCCACACCTCCGGATATCTGGTGCCAAATCGTCGCCCGTTTCCTTATTTCTTCGATAATTGAGTTGACTATCTTTGTGGCATCGATTGTACAAGTTCGCGAAGAGGCTGGACGAGTGGAATGA